The genomic stretch ACATTGCATATGTACAGTTCTGTAATCTATGCATGATTTAAAGTATACAGCAGGTTGGGAATAGGTGTATATGCAAAGTAAATAGACGCTTTTATATTATCGTCTTGAATGTACGTGGTTGTGGAGTATCGCAGTGGGTTGTGGAACCAATTGACCGTGTAAAATGCGTGAGCACtgcacactgcagcagacaAAAAGCAACAACAGCACAAGGTCACATGCCTCAACCATTGCGCTAAACCATCCACGTTAGAGAATAAACCCTGTCCCTCTCCGATCACGGGTGCCAGGAATGTCTGTGCGACTTTGTAGGCCGGGGGGCTCACCAGCAGCTGGGCAGGTTGAGGGTGATGCTCCCGCCGATGGCATTGCCGAAGCACACGTAGCCCACGGTGCCCAGGCTGATGTAGAGGAACGTCACGATGAACATGCCCAGGTAGAGCACAGTGTTGAAGTGCTGAGGCTTCTGCATCTTGTTCTCCAGTGGAAGGACCTGCAGGGCGCGGCGCACACATTTCCTGATGTGCTGCTCGGCAGCGCCCCCCTCTGAACCACTTAAAACACGACGTtgatgtggggggaaaaaatcatggAAATATACCTGTGAGCCAACTTACCACTCCGATGCCTTCAAAGGCAAATATCGCCGTTCCGAAGAAGAGAGAATAGTCCCGGGCATTTCCAAAGTATGGCAGCGAAATCGGGTACTTGATGTTCTGGAAGCCAAAGACAGGTTTAGATACTGCAGAACAATGGCTTCAGTGCACTTAGACCTCCAGGCCACTAGGGGACACCCATTATACCAAAAAGACTTGATGTGAAAAGTAGTACATTAAAATCTAATTTGCATGAAAGTTAATGGAGTAACATTGCTGAACACTGGGTCTGTAGAATACATATTCAGATATGTATCTAAATAAcagttttaatttcattttaatttcatggATGAATGCAATGGACCATATAAGGGATTTACTGAAATAAAGAGTATACACgctatcaatccatccatcttccgcaGCTATCCAGTAGAGGTCTGCTGTGAGACTGGAGCCCATCTCCAAAAGCATAAGGctcaggcaggggacaccctggacagggtgccagtgcACTGAttggtcacacacacaaacacacactatgGGTGATTCAGAAAGACCAGGTCACACACTGTGGGAGGAATCCCACTCCAACATGGGAagaacctgaaatttccacacATCAATCTGTTCAGAAGCCATAACCTGAGGGTGCTGACAAACCCCAAATATCGGCCTATAGCCAGTCGAAGCATTACATTGCACCAGTacagtggccagcagggggtgctatTAACATAAATCCAGTTCaggttacatatatatatttttttccaatctCCAGCAGAGCCATCACACTGAGAGGCCTGGCCACTGTCAGAAACCCCATAATCACTGGTCCTTCAAAGGTCATAAACCCCTCTGGTTAGGCCGAGGGTGTAGAATTACGCCCACTGCAGCTGCTGAAGGGCCTTGATTGCTAAACACACCCCAAACTCTGGCCGCACAGTCATCTCTTAGGGGCGTTGATATGCTAACAGCTAACGCCCCCTAGCCTCCCCCATACCCCCGCCTCTTCCTTCACACGTAACCTCATATCTATACATATCATATATAGCTTTGGGAGAAATTAAGACACCACAgtaaaattttcagtttcactcatttctcaatttatgggtatgcacCTGtgcaaaatacacatttttttgcaaactgcagtctagttgttctctgtttctcattaatgaagagcttcttccttgatttatgggtcttcagtcctgcttctaggagcctctTATGTACTTGTCCTAGAAGTCCACCACATTCTGAAGGCCACTTGAGGTCATCCaccgatttatgaggcactgtcacataagttgacagtcatctctagCATTacaaagttgcttctgcccccTACCTGACTGGTTTTTGattattgccagtgtctcctgcttcaccttgttcttgtgtactgctgcaTTAGAAACTTAGAGCCTGGAAGCAAACCTGCCTCGCAGTGttgccttctgccagcagaactgggattaaaccaggatttaactatgcagatattttttttaaatatagaatGGTCTCTTCGTTTTTCCCAGAGTTGTATGCATATATGTCAATCCCAGGATCTTCCTCGACAAAAGGCACCTCTGACAGATCATCAGGCTTTTTCAAGGAGGAGTGCTCCCGACTGAAGTCACTCTCATGCCAACAAAATTGGAATTCAGTGgaagctgacaacagacttGTGTTTTTAGACTTGTGGATAAAATAAAGTACAGGAGAGTGGTCTAGTACCATGGTCTGGTACAAAGAGATTAGCACATGCAGGTACTGCTGTGGTGAGAGAATACAAGCAGAGCAGTAGGTAAGGACAGTTAACCTGTACCTTCTGTTATAGGAGCCCGACAGACCAGGGCAGGAGAGAACATAAGCATCATGGAGCCAGAAGATGCCAGATGAACAGAGGAAGATGAGAAAACATGATGACATGAATCTAGGTGAGCAGGGGAGGACGTACCATTATAGAATAAACGTAGATCAAAACCAGACTGACGCACATGACCAAATTGGCCAGGAGGGACAGGGGCGCCAGATACTTGAGGTTGCGAGTGAAGACCAGCAGGATGATGAACGGAAGCAGGCAGAGCATGTAGAGGCGGGAGTCAAAGCTGGGCACCAGCACTGATGTCTGGTTGTTCTGGCAGTTCATGGTTGTGGAGTTCGCTGCCTCCACGACCTGTGGACGGGAGGAGGGAGTGGTGACGTCATTACAGGCCCCGTTGCAGTATTGCCATCCCTGGTAGATGCATCATACCTGCATATGTTCCAGTAAGATATATTATCTTTAGCTCATAAACTACAGGCCTGGTGCACTTTCAGAGTCATGGAATGTGGGATGAAGGAAATTTCAATCTGACATTGAGTCATTACAAAATTACATTACAAACTTTTTACAAGTCTAGCTTTTAACTGACATATTTACGAAGTGATTTTAACACCCCATGTGATTAACGTTTATCTTTTCTTTAACGAATGTGAACGGATCAAACATGAAAACCAGTATGTATTTAAATGTCATGTGTCATATCAAAAGTTTAAATCAGGTCATGTTCTTATAGAAAACTAAAGCTAAATCCAGACCAATCACCATTTTATCCATGACGCAGCAGTACAGCTCCCCCTAACAGCAAAACAAATCTCACTGCAGGTTTTCACATGAGCTGAAATGGACACACATACCACACACACGTCAGGCAGCAACCACAGAAGGAAATACTGCCCCTTTGTGGTCACTGTCAAAATTAAAGTGATTAAACTATAAAGGCATCAGTTTGAAAAAGTTTTGGATTAATGCCTTATCTCCAGTACGATTTTAAAAGGCTGTGCAACAAGAAACgttaatatatgtataatttaaaaatgcatactTCCCCTTTCCACACCTCTGCCTACCCAGATGTCAGCGCTTTGCCCATTTTAGCTTTTCGCTAAAATGTTAGCTATTAGCtaaaaaaaatgattggctGCTGAATTTCCATGCCGTCACCAAAACCCATGTGGTTTCCAGGGCACGACCTGTCACGCTATCAGTGCTGCACGCGATACGCTAAGAGAAGTCGATCGGCTGACGAAAGAGGCAAAGCTCAAAACAACccacaaaaaaattattaaaagacAAAATAAAGAGCAACCAAGTAGAGCTACAATTACAAAACTTAAGCCTCATTTGGATATTTAACTTGAGTTGACCAGCTAACTTACAGTGCTGTgcaagtcttaggcagtcaaaggaaatgtttaaagctatctgtgtagtaagtgtatatgtgtattggctcccaaacctctcctcaggggcacctcagccattccatgtattcattaaatttcaccaacagctcaattaattaactaaattacttaactcaatgaggtattaATTAGTCAAAcaaggtgtgcatgtgtatgctGGGTGCtcttattttaaatacagtggtatCTCAGAACTccaacttaatccgttcagaactcgggtCCGAATCATGAAAAggtcgagttctgatcgaattttccccataagaaataatggaaaaccaattaattggttcccggacccaaaaaattacacctaaatatgttttttgttttagcatttaaacacaaaatgaagaggataaaacaagaagagcatttttttcttaatggcttccaaaacgataaagatcttatcccaatattacccctgtcctgccctgatcgttcgctccttccgtgtgccacgccccctcgttaacctcgtgtgggatccccatgtgatcagccgtttctggttgtcattagtcctctgtatttagtccgcgtttcagtttgtttccctagtccggtcattgtaatgtcattgTGTTGTTCTGCCTGTTCTCAATTAAACCCTGTGTTTCCCGATCGCTTGAGTCCTgtccctgcttccccggtcctggtTCGGCAGATCGTGACAGCCCCAAGCCATGCCCCAACACTGCGCCAAcactagactatgccatgcggtccgttgtttatttttattattactctgtattcctTAATTTGTTCATAAATCGCAAACTTTTAAGTtataacatttgtacaactattgcgTAACTTGTcggtgagcaatggctaccaaattgatataaagtacagtgtattacctgacattttcaataaaacagcactatcaccaacaaacgatgccatcacagtgaatgcgaggctgagactcaAGCGTTACCGTTTGTTTCCgatgagagacgtgctgcgtgactcatttccctgcgtgtacaagttatcttaggtcggcgttcacagttcgacttctgatattcagatcaagttctaagtctttttttttttttttttaactggttggttcgacttttaagaaattcgagttctaacgAGTCTGAGAACTGATGTACCACTGTACTTGgctgactttaggagaggttttgaaatagCTAAGCTAAAACACTTTAGCACACATAAAACATGAGGATCATTTacacataattttctttgactgcctaagactttttgcacaatactgtagGCTGCATATAATGGTTCCATGCTCATCCTTACAATGGTTGGGGGGGCAGTATGTTAATTTCCTATTTTGAGTATTGAACAATGTTCAGGAAGTGATTTATCGCTACTTATTACAGTGGAGTTTGCAATAAACAAAAAGTTCCTGGGGGGGAATAATCCTGGAGCAGAAGACCCAGGGGCTTAACTTCAACCAACTGTCTCACCTGCTTGATGTTGTCACTGAGGAACACGAAGTAGACACAGCAAAAGCCCAGCTGGGTGACGATCAGGAACAGATTTACCACCCGCCTGAGGACagaagccgggggggggggggttaaaaggcagcagggggcggccTGATTTCAGGAGTCACCCCAAGTGCAGAGTCGCCCCAGGCCACCCATTTGCACACGACTTGGTGGACGTGACCCCACTGCTGCGTGTGCTTTCCGAGTCCCGGTTCTCCTTCTATAAATAGATTCAAACGAGAGGCCTTTTGGAACGGCAGCCGCTCGCCTAGTGTGCTGTTCCAGAAAACGCAGCACGGGTCCCACCCCTGCGGCCTCATGATGCCGCAACGCTTTCAAACCATGCAACAGCAATGTCTGGAATGCCCAATGACAGCCATCTTTGGTTTCTCCTGCTGTGTCCCAGTACTCAACTGACTAATCAAAGTCATAGTTTGTTCCTAAACAATTCAGGGACTGTATGTAATCAACGAAGTGTTAACACACAAGAGACAGGCCGGTTCTTGTGATACGTGGTTATTCAGTACGGCCTCAATGACGCCCCGAggcacatctgcgggtcctgTTTTTTAACTGACCTCCCCCAGATGGATCGGCTACGCAGGAAGGACACATTCTCCATGCCAAACTGGAAGGCTTCCCCATAATCCAAGTACGGCTTGCTCAACCTGAAACGAGAAGTTTTCTAATTAAAAATTTCCAAGGATATAGTGGGTCAGTTTGAATACACATGGTGTGGAAGAAACTTCATGTCTCACTAACACGCGGCCAGGAGCAGGCAGGACGAGGAAGGTTGGTTGCTTCTTACCTGCCACTGAGATGGTGGGAGCATTTGACCAAGATGTGCATGCAGTGGACAGCTACCACACCCATGACGAGGAGACTCAAAGGGCCCAGCTACATGGAGAAATGTGAGAAAGCAGCTGGTCAAACCTCTTGTGTAAAGCTGCAGTCAAGAGAAATGCACACTAGAGACGTACGGTGGACTGAAGGCTGACATGCACTCCATGCCACAATGACAGAGTTCATCTGTGTTCCAGCCCAAAGCCGGTCACCAAATGTCACCTGACTCAAACTGTCACTGGACTGTCCCATCCAGGGAACTCGAAACAAAACCAAGGTCTTGCGAGTTTGATGGACAGAAACAAACCAGCATCAGCCCAGGAATAAAGATGCTTCAAAAGGTCCCCCAATTTGTCAGtcaatgtatgtgtgtgtgtgtgcgtgcgtgcgtgggGGGAGACAACAAACTATTCTATGCGGAAGTCTTAATTTCACTGGCTACAATTCACAGCAAAACTCATGGATACGCTGGTTTACCGACTGCCCAGGTACAGTATGACTATTTTAAGGACCCACTGGCacgggaaggagagagaggttGGACCCCAAAAGATGGCGGTTACATTTCCTGACATCCATTTCATACTGACCACAGTGGGAGGGAGGCCTCATCTCCACCTTCAGAGCACATCTGTCCCTGAGCAATAATTATTTAAAGCATTTTTAACAACGGGAGTTTGCGACGTAGTCGGCGTCCTACCACGAGGCCGGCGTTCCTGACCGCCAGGGGCAGGCCCAGCAGCCCAGTGCCAATGTTACCCTTCAGGAGATGGATGAGGGTCTGAAGGAAGCTAGAGAAAGCGGGAGGGGGAAGAGGTGGAAAGGCAGGGAGGACATTAAAACAGAACTGTGTGTTTCAAGCTCCATACCTACAGCTTACACTAGTCATTTCACAACACATCTGTGCTTAACATACTCCTCCACACGTAGTGTCTATGACGAGACCCAAGGTTCTAGTCATCTCTAAGGAATCCAGTAAAATCTACAGCTTTCTAAATGTTTGAACACACAGATTCACCTTTACCATGTCTATAGGAGACCACGAGTGGATGGAGTAATTTTTCAGGAACATTTAACTTGAGGATGGCCGATGCAAGAAGAGCCAAAGTGTTAAAACATCTCCCCCTCTGTTATTGCCATATTtgattatacattatatatcCTTTACATCAGAAAACTATTACGACACAAGAGAAGCAGTTTAAGAATAAGAATGATACTTCAAATCAAAACAACTTTcattatacagtaaaacctcggattgcgaaCATAATTCGTTCTGGAAAcgtgctcgtaatccaaagcaTTCGTATATGAAagcattagaaataatggaaactcagatgattcattccacaacccaaaaaaaaaatgattaatacaaaatataaagtaaaaaataaataaaacaaattaacctgcactttacctttgaaaagaatcatagattgtgtgagggagacgagagagaggagggttattttgtaggacgactttcactataacggaaacactgctatctgttggctcactgttatctttttctttttgagtTACTTtgacaaggaacctatccaatgacagctgcttATGCCTCCTTTTCCATTTCACAGAAATGTGGACATTACATTGTCGTTAAACATTCATAGCTCGCACCGCTAtgcccttattcgggtggtgcttttctactaaattttgagtATATTAGTGAGgcacgccgactgagaccgagcatgggagacaattacccacaatcccgcagcgagagagagagaaaaaccaTCGACTGAGTTGTGATCACGTAACTGTAGGCAGACAAAGCATATACATAATACTCATATTGCAAGAACTcactcgtttatcaagttaaaattaatttaaaaattttgctcgtcttgcaaaacactcgcaaaccaagtAGCTCACAATGCGAGGTCTGATTGTACTGCCTTTATGTCACTGATAtttcaaaactgttcacaccgGAGTTATGAAAATTGATCTCCTTGTGTAACGGATTGAGAACATTCATTGTgaacttttctttcttttctttgtaattattttattttgctgtaaaTAAGACTACATTGATAAGAAGCACCTGCACTTCCGACGTAACTGCCACGTAGTTTCCAGAGTGTTGGCGCGGTTTGCCCTCCAGCAGAAGTAAAGATCTCTTGCTGGAGGTAAGTCGTATACAGTTGCATTAattggaaaaaggaaaaatggaTTAAGTTATGAATTTGGACATGCCCCAATTATAAATAAACTCCCTAtacaattaatacatttaattggaTGATTTATAAATTTGTAGAGGTGATCTCTTAATGCAGAAATTCAAAATAGTTTTGGCGCCAAATTACCTTCCGAGGGAAGAAGGCAACCAGTTactaaaataaatttttattcCTTTAGAAAGAAAAAGTGTGCGCAGTATCGTCAATTAGGGAACAGTTTCATTATATAATTGTATAAAAGCTATGGTTAGCGAATCGGGATACGATGCGTTTTACAGTCCTGCTATTGGCAGAGGCAGAGGTATTACCACTTGTGTAAAACCAGGTGATACTGTGAGAGTGGAGTCCGATAGCGGGATCATGAGGGATTTTCACACGTTTTCTGAGTGAGAGGAAGAGGGCGTGGCTTAGGTCCAGATTGGTCTCCTATGGGGGAAGTTTTAAGGGATCGCCAGCACGCTTCCTCTCCCATAAACGACAATATCTCTATTAATAGTTTAACTGATATAATTGGTCGATTACGAGTACACATTGGTGACTCTATTGCAGCTAGGCTGATGTCATCCATGCCTAGGGATGTAAATACTGACAGTAATAATGTGACATCCTCTAATGTCCCGGTGACTGATTCAGTGGTTCCCACGAGGACAGATACTCCTCAGGTAACAGTTCATGTTAAGACTGACGTTGAGCCCAGACTGTTTAGGGGTGATGGCTCTGACAGGTACGCCGTTCAGGAGTGGGTCGAAATGACTAAGACAAGCCTAAAAAAGCAGTGTTATGAGCGGAGTGACCAGGCAGAGGAAATCATGAACAGATTATTAGGTAGAGCCAAAGATGTAGTGAGAATAGCCTTGCAGAGTGACGAATCTCGGGATGTGAAGGTTAATCCTGAGAGTATCTAAGATGTTTTGGTTCGTTATTTTAGCGAGGCTTCATCCAGTCTTCCTCTTGCGGATTTCTACACCATGCTGCCTAGGCCAAATGAGGGTCCTGTTGCTTACTGGATCAGAATTAATAAAGCGGCTGATACAGCTGATGATGGGCTAAGGTGCCAGGGACGTAGGATGGAGGATGTCAGCGGTGAAGTGGCTCGCATGTTTGTAAAGCATTGCCCTGATCCGGAGCTGGCTTGCGTCTTTAAATGTAGACCAGTCAGCGAATGGACTTCAAAGGATGAGCAGATCAGGATTGATGATTACCAGAGGGAGGCGAGAGCGGCTGTGAAGCCTAaaattttttttcatattaagaGTCATACTGATGGAAAATGAATCTTGCTGTTAGTTGAATCCTTCTCATAGTGCGCTCACTACGCCCGCCTTGGCATCAGCAATCTACATTTCAGTGTCCTTCTCCTTTGCTACTTGGTTCATCTTCCTGCTCAACTCCTCAGAGTGGTCAGTACCAGCAGTGCAGTCCAGCAGAGCCCTTCACGCAAAGTGTCTTGCGTTCGGATGATGGCGTTCTTGGTCAAATGATGAACATATTAGAACAAGTAGTAGTTACAGTGGAGCAACGTGACTCCAGGCAATCGGAAACGTTCTTTTGGGTTAAATTCGGTTCCTTGTAAAAGTGTCACAACAGTGGTCATACTACGTTGCAGCACTGCAAGTCTGACCTTCTTTGTTTTCAATGTTTGTCTCCTGGTCATAGTAAGCAACAATGTCCTGGCAGGACATCCACGTGTACTCCACAGGAAAACTAATGGACCTGTGTTCGGCGGGAGGCAATACGGCTCAGGCTAGACACTCCCCTTTGAATGACTGTGGTAGTCCTTATTGATCTGACATGTTTATGAACACTTGTGTTAGTGACACTTCGAAAATTGTTTGCCAGAACATTCAGCTTATCAGGCAAAGTAACAGTTTGTTTTTCACTCCGGTCAGAATCGCTGAGAAAGTCACGCTTGGTGCTATGCTAGATAGCGGTTCAATGGCATGCACGATGAATGAAGCTGCAGAAAGCACTACTAGAAGCAGGAGTGTTGTGTGAAGCGGACCGGTTCTCTTCGAATGTTACGCTAGCGGGTTTAGGTGGTTGCCGGGTGTCCCCGAAACCTACATTCAACATTGAGATGGAGGTTTATGATTGCAAAATGATAGTCCCCACTTTAGTAGTTGAAGGCCAACATGACGAGTTAATCCTTGACACAAACGTGATTAAGCACATTATTAAGGAATCGAAGAAATGTGCCAATTACTGGAAAGCGATTTCTGTGCCATTTTCTATGGATGGTGACACAGAACACTTTTTGTCTATGCTTGCTGGTCTTGATCGCTGGAAATGTAATTATGTTCCAGATAAGATTGGGACAGTAAGGCGGAATTCGGCTATTTACCTCGAGTCTGGTCGGGAGTGCCTCGTTTGGGGTAAGCTGCCAAAGTCGGTGCGTCTTTCACCTGGCAGTACAGTTGTCACGGAGCAGACGTCTGCTTGCTCGGCTCCTAGGGGTGTCATGGTCGCACATGTGTTTTCTTCATTGAGAGCTGATGCGTGGGTTCCGTTGAAACTTATGAATGTATCTGATAAACCGGTAGTACTGAGGCGCAATGCTACATTTGCGGACTTGTATACATGTATGGTAATGGAAGACTTGGATTTAGTCAGCAGTACTCAATGTACTTTACCTGTTGTGACAGATCAGACCTTGACCAGTGGTCCTTCAGCCAAAGATAAATTATCTTCTATTGGGCTAGATAACCTTGACATCGACGGTTGTAATGTCTCAGAGGGGTGCAAAGGTGAGTTAGCGGATCTGATTGTGAAGTACCAGGATGTGTTTTCACGTCACCATCTTGATTGTGGAAAAGCTGACAAGTTTGTACATAGAATTCATTTGACCGACTGCAAACTGTTTAGACTGCTTTTTAGGAGTCCCCCTCAGTCAATATCAGAAATTGCACCAGGTCCTAAGTGAAATGGAAGAGAAGGAAATCATAAGTAAGTCCACCAGTGAGTACACTTCGCCTCTTGTGCTTGTGTGGAAAAGGAATGGTGATCTGAGGATGTGTAACGATTTTCGATGGCTTAACAAAAGAACTGTTAAGGACGCTTACCCTCTTCCCCATCAAGCAGATTGTTTGGCTGCACTGGGAGGTAATTCACTGTTTAGTATAATGGATTTAACCTCGGGATTCTATAACATGCCCTTGCACGAGGATGATAGAACGATTTCGGCATTTACTACGCATATGGAGTTATATGAATATAACCGGCTTCCGCAGGGTCTTTGTAATAGCCCAGGGAGTTTCATGCGGATGATGACGTCAATTTTCAGAGATCAAAACTTTCTCAGTTTGTTGTGTTACCTGGATGACCTTTTAGTCTTTGCACTGGATGAGAAGACGGCTTTGGAACGCCTTGAGATGGTCTTTGGTAGGCTTCAGGACCATAATCTGAAATTGGCACCTAAGAAATGTCACTTTCTTAAGAATTCAGTGAAGTTTCTTGGTCATTACATTGACAAAAATGGGATATCCACAGATCCAAGCAAGGTTGAGAGCTTTGCTAGTATGTCAAAAGGGGATCTGATGGAAGCAGATGGTAAAACCCCTTCGGAAAAACGTGTTAGATCCTTCTTGGGGATGCTTCATTACTACCAACATTTTATCCCTAGGTATTTTTTCTTAGCTAAGCCTCTGTTTTCGCTTTCGACGGGCTGTGGTGGTAGACCTAGAGGTTCCTGAGTCCCTGGGCGACCTCCGATAGCCAGAAAACTTAGTTCCTATGACTGGACAGTTGAACATGATCAAGCAGTCGACAATTTGAAGGCAGCTCTTGTAAATGCGGTAGTGTTAGCTCACCCAGATTTCAGTCACCTGTTTGTGTTATCTACAGATGCTTCCCTTGATTGACCGGGTGCCGTATTATCGCAGGTCCAGGAGGGGGAAACGATAGCCTGATCAATAGCATTTGCCAGGAAATCCCTGACTCTGTCTCAGAGGAATTACCCGGCACACAGACTTGAGTTTTTGGCGCTCAAATGGGCCGTATGTGATAAATTTAGTCACTGGTTAAAGGGTCATGACTTCACTGTGTGGACAGACAATAATCCACTGACACACATCATGACCAAGCCAAAGTTGGATTGCTGTGAGCAACGGTGGGTATCTAAATTGGCCTGTTTCAATTTTGATATAAACTATGTGCCAGGATCA from Paramormyrops kingsleyae isolate MSU_618 chromosome 10, PKINGS_0.4, whole genome shotgun sequence encodes the following:
- the slc36a1 gene encoding proton-coupled amino acid transporter 1 isoform X2 produces the protein MTPLGAEQADVCSVTTVLPGERRTDFGSLPQTRHSRPDSSFLQTLIHLLKGNIGTGLLGLPLAVRNAGLVLGPLSLLVMGVVAVHCMHILVKCSHHLSGRLSKPYLDYGEAFQFGMENVSFLRSRSIWGRRVVNLFLIVTQLGFCCVYFVFLSDNIKQVVEAANSTTMNCQNNQTSVLVPSFDSRLYMLCLLPFIILLVFTRNLKYLAPLSLLANLVMCVSLVLIYVYSIMNIKYPISLPYFGNARDYSLFFGTAIFAFEGIGVVLPLENKMQKPQHFNTVLYLGMFIVTFLYISLGTVGYVCFGNAIGGSITLNLPSCWLYQAVKLLYSFGIFITYALQFYVAAEILVPEAVGRMPARFGLAVDLAARTLMVVFTCVLAILIPELDLVISLVGSVSSSFLALIFPPVLQIFTYHNEGLPAWVVAKNGLITLFGLVGFVAGTYITIEEIVIRNGSRSNSTVLHYP
- the slc36a1 gene encoding proton-coupled amino acid transporter 1 isoform X1 — translated: MASNDGSTGRGSTPSSTAGSPTEETALSPTHAPGPSRSQSSYERIGGQGGSSFLQTLIHLLKGNIGTGLLGLPLAVRNAGLVLGPLSLLVMGVVAVHCMHILVKCSHHLSGRLSKPYLDYGEAFQFGMENVSFLRSRSIWGRRVVNLFLIVTQLGFCCVYFVFLSDNIKQVVEAANSTTMNCQNNQTSVLVPSFDSRLYMLCLLPFIILLVFTRNLKYLAPLSLLANLVMCVSLVLIYVYSIMNIKYPISLPYFGNARDYSLFFGTAIFAFEGIGVVLPLENKMQKPQHFNTVLYLGMFIVTFLYISLGTVGYVCFGNAIGGSITLNLPSCWLYQAVKLLYSFGIFITYALQFYVAAEILVPEAVGRMPARFGLAVDLAARTLMVVFTCVLAILIPELDLVISLVGSVSSSFLALIFPPVLQIFTYHNEGLPAWVVAKNGLITLFGLVGFVAGTYITIEEIVIRNGSRSNSTVLHYP